One genomic window of Bartonella sp. HY038 includes the following:
- a CDS encoding YdcH family protein: MTISAHLEALEKKHDALEAEIKTASNAPSVDDLVVADLKRKKLLIKDEIEALRSEA; the protein is encoded by the coding sequence ATGACCATATCTGCACATCTTGAAGCATTAGAAAAAAAACATGATGCTTTAGAGGCTGAAATTAAGACAGCTAGTAATGCTCCATCCGTTGATGACCTTGTGGTCGCTGATTTAAAGCGCAAAAAACTCTTAATCAAAGATGAAATTGAAGCTCTGCGCAGTGAAGCTTAA
- a CDS encoding YdcH family protein, whose translation MASEQEQVEVKLAVARLKQDHADFDAAINAMSAQGCDPLQIQRIKKKKLAIKDQLQKLEDQIIPDIIA comes from the coding sequence ATGGCCTCTGAACAAGAACAAGTTGAAGTGAAGCTCGCTGTTGCCCGTTTAAAACAAGATCATGCTGATTTTGATGCTGCAATAAATGCGATGAGCGCACAAGGTTGCGATCCGCTGCAAATTCAACGTATAAAAAAGAAAAAATTGGCAATTAAGGATCAATTGCAAAAACTGGAAGACCAGATCATTCCTGATATTATTGCATGA